Below is a genomic region from Mesorhizobium sp..
AACCTGACGCAAGAGCGTGAAGCTGCCGCTGCCCAAATCGCCAGCCTGGCGGCGGAACGAGACACACTCAAACCATTGGAAGAGAAAGTCCGAGCGGCATCAAAGGCATTGGAGCAAAAGACCGCCGAACTCGACGCCTTCCGCCAGGCGATAACGACCAGCACATCATGGCGCCTGACGGCACCGTTGAGAGGCTTTTCGCGGCTCCTGAGGGGACGGTAACGATTCAGCGAGAGCGTCGCGGCATTGCTGCTCCTTTGTCGGCTCTATCATCCGCGGCGCTGTAGCACCCCGCTGCAATCGATTTCGGACAGCCATGTGCCGGCGGAACGCCGATGCCGTTTCTCTTGCCTCGTACCGGCATTCGGTCTATATCGGTCGCGATTTCCCATTCTTCGGTGGTCTGACCACCGCCCGCGCAAGGGACGCGGGCGAACGAGAGGATTTACCCCATGGCCAATACCCTGCTCATGCCCAAGGCGACCGCCGTCTGGCTGGTCGACAATACGGCGCTGTCCTTCGACCAGATCGCCTTTTTCTGCCATCTGCATCCGCTCGAAGTCCGCGCCATTGCCGACGGCGAAGCCGCGCAGGGCATCAAGGGAATGGACCCGATCATGAACGGCCAGCTCACCCGCGACGAGATCAAGCGCGGCGAGACGGACCCGAACTACCGGCTCAAGCTCAACGAGCCGAAGGTGCGCGTGCCCGAGGCCAAGCGGCGCGGCGGCCGCTACACGCCGCTGTCGAAGCGGCAGGACCGGCCGAACGCCATCCTGTGGCTGGTGCGCAATCATCCCGAGCTGAAGGACGCGCAGATCTCGCGTCTGGTCGGAACGACCAAGTCGACCATCGAGCAGATCCGCAATCGGACGCACTGGAACTCCGCGAGCCTCGCGCCGATGGATCCGGTGACGCTCGGCCTGTGCTCGCAGATCGACCTCGATCTCGAGGTGCAGCGTGCGTCGTCCGGCCGCGCGCCCGCCGCTCCGGCCGGCGACACGCTCCTGCCGGCAGCACTGACCGAGCGCATGCCCGTGCGCGAGGAGAAGGAAGACGAAGAGCTGGACGCCTCGAAGGTCTTCGCCAAGCTGTCCTCGCTCAAGCGCGCCGAGCCCGAAGACGACGAGGAATAGGATTT
It encodes:
- a CDS encoding DUF1013 domain-containing protein; translation: MANTLLMPKATAVWLVDNTALSFDQIAFFCHLHPLEVRAIADGEAAQGIKGMDPIMNGQLTRDEIKRGETDPNYRLKLNEPKVRVPEAKRRGGRYTPLSKRQDRPNAILWLVRNHPELKDAQISRLVGTTKSTIEQIRNRTHWNSASLAPMDPVTLGLCSQIDLDLEVQRASSGRAPAAPAGDTLLPAALTERMPVREEKEDEELDASKVFAKLSSLKRAEPEDDEE